In the Periophthalmus magnuspinnatus isolate fPerMag1 chromosome 11, fPerMag1.2.pri, whole genome shotgun sequence genome, tagtggtagtagtcggTAGTAGTCAGTAGTAGTCAGTAGCTCCATCTGTGCTTTATAAAACACATGTGAGTGAAAAAATGTTCTGTTCACTTGTACCAGAGGTTAATCTGTAATGCTGCCTGAGAacttcttgttttttgtttagctgAAGTAGATCATTTACTCTATGCGCTGTACACCacggtttgtttgtgtgtgaaatttGTGATTGAGTTCAGCAAGGTCAACATGTCTAACAGCCGCTCTGTCAGAGGCAAATGCAACGTTATTAATTTACTTTTGTTGATCCCATTGACTTTAGTTGGCTCTAAACCTTAAGCTGTCCAGAAACCATACTGTAGTAGTTATAGAGTTATATAATTAGTTTTTATTAACATCATTTAATTGTGCAGACTCTTAGAGAATACTGCATGTCTATCTGGACAGTTTAATCCTTCATTTTGTTTGATatcaaaactattataaatatgtttattattttcttgtttatttttgtaaatttcaAGTTTGCAATAAATTAGGCTAATGTTTAAAAAGGTTGTCAGATCAGTTCTGGTTAAGTAGCGTAACAAGAAAATGAACAGGAATCCTTCATGACCAAGGCATTTTTTGGCTTTGTGATAGCGTGGTGTTTTCTTATCCCCACCTCTGTGTGTGCAGGGCTATCAGTTGTATTTGGACAGGAATTGAAGGCTCATGTGAAGCACTGTGATGTCAGAGTTGGAGAGAGGCGCCGCTGCTTGTGCGAGTGCCCACTTGAAGTGACGTTCTTCTAATCcagtcaaagagagagagagggtacaGGGCTATAGACTGGGAACAACAATAGTGCTGATTCAGCCACTGCAACATTGAGTTCCTGTGAGAAGTTTGGTCTGAGCTTAAGTAAGGCGGAGGGACAGTATTGCAGAAAGAAGCACCATGAAACTAACATTGCAGCGACAGGAAGAAGAGACTCTGTAGGAGGAAGACTGCATTGGACTGTATTGACAAAGGCCTcagtcacacgcacacacacacagaggaaaccCAACACCTACATCACATTGTGTTCATGACCTGATGAAGGACAACACGActgcagagaagaggagagacgcACCACCAACACAGTGAGGCCGTAGCTTTAATAAAGTACTGGGACAGAATCTAAACAACCACAGCAAAGTCTGTATGCAGCACAAAATGGTAGTAATGGACCACTCACAAAAAGCCTAAATTAGCTTCCATGCAGTTTTCTACTAAAACATTACCTTTTGAACATGTACTATGCCAATTTTATTAAGTACTGTAGTTAGTACATGTTCACCAATGTACAATGGACCAATGTTTTCTCCATACGTTGGTACAGCTTTAACACGTTTTGGAGATTTTGGTTCTCTTTGCTGCAAAACATAGactttctgtgtttatttattgagaCTGGACCCAGACCATAGAAGACGTTGCACAAATTGAAAACCGCTCCATGCACTGCACAATTCAAAAGACAAACTTTAAACAATCACAGGTTTTGCTTTGCACCTGcagtaaaaaaagaagaaagtttGACGTGCAAGTCTTAATTTATCTACTGCTGCACGTTTAcgctttcattttaaatataccaGGCTGTCATCTCACACGTTTGCTTTCCCTTTCACTCTTGTTGCAGCGGTCTGTGCGAGGCGCTGTATGTTTTGTCTGAAGGTCACGGGGTcacagagagagcgaggggggaGTATGTGTAATTagattttgtcttttattttgagtCAATGCAAATTTTGAGAGGACATAAGTGGAGAAATGTCtcatgtttcattttcaaatcaGTGAATCATTTGCTATTTTCTGTCAGTATCTGTTGCTGTAGAATAGTTTCCATGATACTTTGAGCTCCCGGTTTTGTGAACTGTTTAGTTTAGTAAATACACAGTTGGGAAAGAGCCGCAAAAGTTAACAAAACATTACAGTTTACGACTTGATCACAACTTCTAATATCTGGTATTTGAGCATTATTCTTTTCTTATTTGTTGGTATTGCTATTGCTAGACAGTTGGTGATGTACTGAAGAATGGCAGATCACTTgtgactttaaaggtgcactatgtaactttttaattacTTGTCCATGTTGTTGCCTTGACTTgaataatccacagtatggcattaaatttatctagcACATATTTGCTTGTAGGTGTTaataattgctcaaaaatacttttgGAATATGCATTCACACTATGAGtgtgcttgcctctccacagctctgacctgatACTTGGTCTGGTGATGAATATGTGTAATGTCATTCTGTGGAACCTTCTAggtaagcaataacatctctatggagacaagcaggtgatgcactctccaccagaaaagttgtataGTGCGCCTTTTAAAGTAAAACGTTGGAATCTAAAGAAAACGGCAGACATTGCGAAGGTCATTCAAAGGGATCACATGCCATGGCTACGAGCCGGCTGATTGATTCATATGAAGCCCCCCTCACTGCCATTTTGTCTCATTGATTTAAGCTGCTGAAAGTGAAATGACCGAGCATATCCAGCTTCTGTACTATTAACTTCCGATACTGCAATGAAAGACCCTGTCAAGAATCAATGCACTCAACAACCACCTCCTTTTGAGGTGATTTAGCCAGTGTAAAATATTGGCACATTAAACGGTGTCCAAAGGTGGGGCTAAAGTTTTGTTTATTCTGCACAACAGTTGAGATTTTATGTGAAATTTGGGTCAttccgtgtgtgtgttttagttaagattgtagggggaaaaaaacactttctttgtactgttttttttattttgatagagAAAGGGATGGAAAAAACCTCCCCAATCTCTTCTGTTCTCTTTGTCATCTAATTCTCATTTGACCCATATAGGCCTGtctgtctcctacctcctcgGAGCAGCCTGTGGCACTTTGTCTTAGTGCTCTATTAAACTCAACTGGACAAAGCAACAGTCAGAGAAATAACTTTGAATACCCATTCCTTCTTCTTTCTTGTTCTTGCCAAATGTTTCTTTCTGCAGAGTCAAAGTAAAAGTGTGCAATCCAGACACTGTGAGCTGTGCGTGCTCAGACAGGCAGGCCAATATTCCCACCAGATTCTTGGCATACCATAGTAACCTGCTGGATCCTCTTTTAAACCTACTTACCCCCGCGGAGGAGCAAGCTCAAACGTATGCTTTAAATTTGACAGACAACATTTCCCTAAACGACTATTAGGGCACTTTTTTGCCGAGTGTACTCTGAAAAGCAAACTACAGTTTCTCTTGGACAAATACAGTTTGATGAACAGGTTTCCCTTGTCCTGGTGCGTGAGGTCAAAAGCAGAGCTAACCTCAACTGCAGCTGACTCGCACATGACCCTCTCATATCTGTGAAACTACCACTGCCATGTTGTGTGTGCAAGACTCAAGGCTTTGTCAGTGAGCAGCCTGGTGAAATTCCTGAGTTAAACCCAACTAATATAGCTGTTCCAAATGGgagctttaaataaatgtcaattAATCTATATGCTATGTATTTAAATATCTTCCGTCTGCAGACTAAGAGAGGATGTCTTCAGATGCTTTTGGGGGGAGCAGCGATGCCCAGCAGACCTTGCAGTCCTTCTGGCCCCGTGTCATGGACGAGATCAGGAACCTGACGATAGTACGACTCATAAAATAGATTAAATTCATTTTCAGTGTCTTTGCCTCATTTCCCACTTGGGGTATTGTACTTGCAGAAGGATTTTCGTGTGCAGGAGTTGCCTCTGGCTCGAATCAAAAAAATTATGAAGCTGGATGAAGATGTTAAGgtaagaataaattaaaagtttTTCAAACCATTTTCAAACTAGGCCAGACCCTTAAATCGATATGAGTTCCGATGCGACTCCACTACATCTTCTCATAGAATTGTTGACCTCAACTTTGCAACTGTTCAACTTTTCAACGTAGAAAATAATTGTTGAGTGTCAGTTTGGCTGTCAGAACatgaaatatttttaacattCTGAACAGAATTCCCATGGAGTGGCTCTGGTTTAAACATAGTCACTTTGATGTGGGTTGTTAGGAGCGCTATCCCCTTAGTGAGTTAAGCAGGAGCTTAAAGTGGTAAAGAGATCAGCAGATCACCTGTGTGAGCCCTGACGCAGCAGCTTTCACAAAGTGTGCACCTTTTACCTTTCAAGAGTTAGTTTCTACAAGAAATGAGGGTGATTTTATAAATACTAATTAAACCATgtacatttaaatgtatgatGTGCATCTAGATACATCTGTAAcattgtttgtgaaatgtgtgaTCGACAGTTGTTAAATGGCATTGTAATAACTTGCCCTCTTATTGTGGACAGATGATCAGTGCTGAGGCTCCAGTGCTGTTTGCCAAAGCTGCTCAGATTTTCATCACAGAACTAACCCTTAGAGCGTGGATCCATACCGAGGACAACAAGAGGCGCACACTACAGGTCACTGTCACTAAACATATTCATTCAAATAGAGGCTTATGAATAAACAAAGAGGGGCTGTCTACAATAGTGCTGCGTAGGCTTCCTGTACACACTCatctttatgttgtttttattgacttCCTAAATGGAGGCCTCATACCAGCATCCCCTTGAGGACGGTTcctctgtttagtttctctgtCCAGTGACTTTGAAAGCTAACCTAGGCGGGAGCTTGTGACCCATTTTCTGTCCAGTGGCACTTTTCTCTCTGCTGTCCACAAGTTGAATGAGCGGAAGAGGAAGCGGGCAACATTGGAAAGCTGATGAGAAACCTGGCAAACATTGACTAGTGTCCCACCTGGAAGTCCCAGAGGGGAAACTTATGGAGCGGAACATGAACCCTTCGAGTATCCATCCACATTCCACTGAGATTAACAGCCCTCAGATGAATACATAGTATATATGTGCACATGTGTTTTTGGATACTCAGAAAACATTGCTTTTAGttctgtattttcattttaataattggCTTATGTGATTAACGAATAGCTGTGAATAACTAGCATTACTGCTGTTTGAGTGTtaattacattttgtgtaaagcCTTTTCTTTATAGTCAAATCTGATGGCCGTGTTTGTACAGATCAGACACAGTATATGCCATTGTCAGACGAGCACGCCAATGGGGATCACCATAGCGACGCTCATCAATAGAACAAGTGTAGATGTGACCTGGTGTTACCAGATATTAATCAAGCTTCTATAAATAGGGCCAAGTGCAGGGAGGGCCACAATGGGGGGTCCTGACAGCCAATATCCTGTGGAAAAttccacacacaacacaacgctGAGGATATAGGAAGGGTATAGTGATACCAGGGTGGGATCATGCTTGGTGAATGTCTTGccttacatgttttttgtttttttttgtagtttttcttaaaTGTGTAAAGTTACTTTTGGCactttttaaatcttaatattatgattactttgttttttacatttgtgaaaaaataaactgctcattgacacattttgttgtgtattttttgcttttacagAGGAATGACATCGCGATGGCAATAACAAAGTTTGACCAGTTTGACTTTCTCATCGACATTGTGCCACGGGATGATCTGAAACCTCCTAAACGACAGGTACAGACCACTGTGATCAAGAATATTTACTCGTGATTTAATTcaatttgaattaatttaaagTGTTGATCAATCTCAGGACCTTTTCTACATTTGGCAATTTGGAGGCGCTGTAAACATCCTTGACTGGAAGCTTCAGGTTTGGTCAGCTATAGCTTTCAGTCGGATGTTTGCAGCATCTTATTGCCTCTTACCAAACATTGTCAGTACAACAACCATGCTCAAAAACCACCACAAAAACCTATAGTAAATGCCATTTCGGGGGTTCTAGTTGATGGAGATCCATATTTAGAAAGCCAAATGTCATATTTAGAGTTCACGTCGACTGTCGCCAGGCATGTAAACATCCTACACTCTCAGCTGTGTTGTCATGGAGCTGGGAGAGGGGTGTTTACGCTTCTGGTGATGGACATACGTCATCAGAGCTACCTCATTGGTTTAAATATATCACCATTTTGTTACACAAGTAAGTTACTCCCAATAAACCCACACTGCATTTGGACCCCCATACATTTTTTAAGGGCTTATCTTCATTTTCGTGGACATGAACAAAATTGACTGGTATGATTCCTGTAATTGATCTTGTGTCCAGATTGCATTACTCTCCTCCAGCCAAAGACCATGGGTTATTTATTAGGCCAGTTGTCCTCTACTCTTACACTAACAATAATTCATGGAGATGTATCTAACtgattttgtatgttttccaCAGGACGATGTGCGTCAGTCAGTGGCCCCAGCCGAGCCGGTGCAGTACTACTTCACCCTGGCTCAACAGCCTGGTGGGGTGCAGGTGCAGGGCGCGCAGCAGGGGCAACAGCCAGGGGCACAGGCGGCCACCACCATTCAGCCGGGCCAGATCATCATTGCACAGCCACAGCAAGGACAGGTAGCTTAACACTGGCTCTGAATGCAattacagaggaggaggaggagaataaAACGGAGACCTAGATAGTAGTTCAACTCAAACATTTTGCTGAATGATTCAATATTAGTGGAAGCTGCTCTCCCACCAGCAAAAATATCAGCCCCTCCAAACACACCCAGAGTCACACCCTTCATCAGAATCCATGGCCTGGGAGGTGGAACTAAATCACCACTCTCATAAGAAGCACTCatagaaaaataacaatttCTCTTAAGCCTCAGGTCCTGTATGGCATATATTAATGataattcaaaacatttttgaagATATATCATCTCAATGGAATCAAATGATAGAAATAAGATCACATTACATAAATATGGCAGCACATTTAATAAATATGGGGCAGTTCTTGGTCATCTCTTTCTAATAATCTCAACTTGTTTTGCTTATGAACGCTGTATAAGTTGTGTGCGGCCTATGCCCCAGCTCAATGCTGCTTCAGCAGACTGCCTTTAGCTGAGCTGTCAGACTCACTTAGGCCTGCACTTGCTGCAGTCCCCGCTGTGAGAGCGCAGAGGTCACACTTCCACTCTCACCTCAACACTACACTATAGGCTATTAAAGAAGACGCTCATTAACACAGCCGGTGAGAAGCTTCGGTGTGATGAGTGGTTTTTGTACCTATAAGTATACTCAAGTTGAAGCTTTACTTTGCTTTGATGATCTATTTGgtattttgaaaaaataaaaaagaagttGGTTTATGTGTACTCCCActgtaacatttttataaattttaGTTCCCcacatgttcagatcattttttTGAATGGCAATCTGTAGATGTGCTTCTAAAACATTGCTGCTTGCATCCCTGTGTTTGCTAACATGTGCATACCCTTCACTTGTGCCTGCACCATGTGTGTTGTCCTTGCATTCACTGCTCTCTCATGtgtctttttctcattttctcatTCCAACACCTTCGCCTGGTTGTTAATTCTTACGGCCATCAGATGCTGCAAGGCGCTACAATGCAGCAGCTACAGCAAATGCAGGTGCAATCACAAGGCACACCCATCACGGTAAATGCAACATCTTCATGCTTCAGTCTGCTCTTTGATTCTGCTCTAAGTCACACTGGGGACTAAAGGCTGTTTAAATGACCACAGCAGCGATCAGGTGGCCTATTCTGGGTACTGTGACAGTCGGAAGAGCGCGAGCAGCCTGAAATCTGCCTTGTCACCTCCATCTTGCCACCTCTTTAACAATACATGACCTTCATACTGCTCAGATTAAACCTTAGCAGATGTAGGGatcttttttctgtctgtttgtaTATTCCATTAACTTGTGGTTGTGCTTTTTTAGAGTGCTCCAGTGGCTATGCAAGTGGGTGAGGGCCAACAAGTACAAATAGTCCAAGCTGCAGCCCAAGGTCAGGCACAGACGGCTCAGGCCCAGGGGCAGACCATGCAGGTCATGCAGCAGATCATCACCAACACGGGCGAGATCCAGCAAATCCCGGTGAGGTCATAGATATTATAATGATTAGAGCATGCTTTACAATagatttgaacaaaatccaCCGCTGAATTGTACACCTCAGCAACACAAAGCAATGCTAAATGTTCTCTTGATATAAAGGATGACTGGAAGGTTTCAGTGACCTTTGCATTGATGTGGATTTTGTCTCCCTCTTGTGTTTCTTGAGTGTAGGTGCAGCTAAATGCAGGTCAGCTACAATACATCCGTCTAGCGCAACCCGTTTCCGGAGCTCAGGTGGTTCAAGGACAGCTTCAGACCCTTGCTAATACCCAACAGGTATAATTCGAAATGATGCAGATGTTTTACTCctaatgattattttgttttaaaactgaGTTTTCATTTTTAGATAACGCAGTCAGAAGTACAAGGGCAGCAACAATTTAACCAGTTTACTGATGGACaggtacttttaaaaatatttattcttgAACTTCTtgtaatgtttacattttttcatgctttgttttttttcctgatctTACAGCAGTTGTACCAGATTCAGCAGGTGACGATGCCAGCGGGACAGGAGCTGACCCAGCCCATGTTCATCCAGTCAACCAATCAGGCAGGGGAAGCTCAGGTGACGCAGGTCAGCACTGACTGAGGGCCTAGAATCCATGCCTATGTGAAAGAAACTACCCACTTAAGAGAACACTAGAGAACCTTTTAACTCTGGCTTGTTTAGATGGGACCTCAAATCTGTTccttaaacacatttacatgcATAACATAAGCAGCATCAGCAGCcaaagggggggggggatttatgtaaaaatacttCTTTCACCAGGTCATTTTAGCAATGGCGTTCAAGTCTGTTTGTACTGTGCTCTGTCATGTCCCACATCATTTTAATAGAAGAGGTTTGTACTGTCCAtactttctgtatttgaatGTTAAATAGAAGAACATGCTCATAATTCAGTGACTTTCAGACCATTTCTCCAGTTTTCTGTGCAAATATTTGtatcattttgttgtttatcaTGTTAATAAACCATATACCTCTGACGTCACATTTGTAGAAAATCAAACCAAGGGAACATGTTATTCAGTGAACACCCTGTATTTTTCTTATATTATTGGTTAGCATGATTCTGTTTGGCATGTCCCTTGTTTTTGGAGCTGGGGGTCTCCTCTGACATTTGGGTGATCATTTTTGGgcgggttgtgttttgttccctgGTCTTACAACTTTGTTcaaggcaaaaaaaacaaaacaaacacatgcatTTGTAATACTTTCGTCTTTGATAAAACAAACAAGGCTTATGGTCAATTGCCCTCACATTTTGTACAGTAATTATGTCATCTTTTTGTTGTGCATGTAGTTAAAATGGCCAGCATGACATGCAAAAGAtgggtacatttttattttcatgtttctttttgtaaacaacctttgtgaaaaaaataaataaaaatgaattgttcAAGAATGGTCCTTTTtatgatttattgttttattacaggATTTTAAAACATAGTAGACCAGTAGGCAGGGAGGCAGGAGAGATGTGCAAGACGACTGAAAGCAGCAAGCAGCTCAACCAAGTATCCAGGTAGAGCCTACTACAATATGGAAGAGCTAGGGATATTCAAATCACACTTACTACACTTTATATTGTGTGTTTGCCAATGCAGtgccactagagggcagcactgatcttatttttattttcaacaaaaaactaGACCTTGAAACAGTAGTCCCATGGActcggtagtagtagtagggtaACAATTGTGCATATGTGGCCCACCAGAAGTTTCATAAATCCTTTGCCAGAAGGGGTCAGTTGTTTAACAATAGATTCATTGGCTGTTCTTTTTTTGTTGAGAGGAAAATAAGTCATTAtgacacaacaataacaataataatgccttacaagTGCATGCCTCTCAAAGCTCAACTGAAAATGTCTTTGAAATGCCATAATAAGGCTCATACAGTGTACCTTAATGCACAATGTTATCCAAGGGCATAGAAAGTGACTTTGGGTGACAGAGGTGTTGTGGTCTAGATTACCGTGCAAGTTGCAGTTTACCCATACAATCTATCTAAATATCAAATAACTGTCTTTGAGAGCTGGTCAAACTCTGTAATGAACCTAATCCTCAAACGTACCCTGCATTAGTGAGGGTGTCTGCTTCATTCTAATAAGGCACAAAAGCATTGCGCGTATTTGAGCTTCACTCGAGCATGAAACAGATTGTATTTTTCTTGGCTGAGGCGTCTGGTCAGATCAATGTTATAGTGGTCAGAAGAATTAAAGCCGTCTGCCTCCGGACCTTGTGATGGGGCCATAGCTTCAGGGTGGTCTCAGGTTAACAGTAACCACCACACTGGACTTCTAAGAATGGCTTACAATTTAACTTGTAATCAAGTGTTCTGCCAAAACAGTTTATATGACTTAAATGTGTTGGCATTCAGGGTAAGAAAGATGAGCGGGGGTGTCAGCTAAGTAATAATCcttgtgtttctgtttgtgtttctacaactttttgagtaataaatgagtaaatgtttAAAGCAATGAATACAGGAAACATTTTGCCAGCTTCTACGTGATGCTTGGAGTGTGCTGTTCAGAAGTGATTGACACCGTAATTTATCATGTGTCCAAGGAAAATAACATGATCCTAAAAACTATAGAACACATTTCCTCTCCTGTTAAAGAAAAGGAAACCATTGTTAAAGGAGATTTGTCCAAAGCCAAACAGGACTATTTTCAGGGAGAGCACTAAGTGGTATAAGTAAAGTCCAGTGTGCAGCGGAAATACACGATAGGTGGGGGTCTGCACAGTTGCtgatttgagtatttttaagtTTCCTGAATAGCTGCTGACTCCTGGTGCTCTGTGGATCTGATGCTAAATGATCCTTAGATGTGAAAAGAAGAGAAGACTAGAACATAGTCCTATGGtaacattaagacatttaagattaatttattttaaccaGACTTATCAATTTTATACTTGTCAATATATTTGGTCAGAGATTCGAAACAAAATCctggacaaatacaaatatttacttCAGATCTATTCGAcctattttaatttttacttatTTGTGTCTAATCTTAAGTTATAGTTGTCGATGAGGAAACACTTTATGTAACattataatttgaataaaacactctgcAGTGACTCCAGCATCGAAAGTATGTGTTAATGATTGTTTGTTTATGAGTGTGTGGTCTGCGTGGTGAGGTTAGTCCCACTTTGTACTATGTGACCTTGTTCAGCTGTTGTGTGTTGTCACAGCTCTTTCTATATCGGCTACTTTCCCCACTTCTCATTGTTGATGACCTAATATTAGTAACTCTAAAGTATAAACCGTTTGGAGGGAGGAGTCGCCATGTACTTTTGTCCAGCGGAACTTTGATGCCAGTCCCCTGTGGTTGTCCCAGAGCCATCCTGTCCGTCACCAccttagccccgccccctgccctGCTTGGGAACAGAGAGCAGGTTGTTCTAATACAGGACGGTGTTGTGCATGGTGTTTGGATAGTGCCCCCTCCTTTCCACTGAGAGGAAGTTAAAATGCACAAGACTCTACTgtttcatattttacatttttagatatGTTTCTCATATATTCATCTATAACTATGGAAAACTATTTTGCTATTTGTGGGtatattttaaaagcaattCAACCCTCATCAGTGTAATCCACACATAAATTCTGTTATAGATGAGTCAACCTGCTTGACcttcaaacaaataaaaaaactttcAACAAGCACCAGAACATTGCGGGACATTGTTCACACTGTTTTTCTTA is a window encoding:
- the nfyc gene encoding nuclear transcription factor Y subunit gamma isoform X1 — encoded protein: MSSDAFGGSSDAQQTLQSFWPRVMDEIRNLTIKDFRVQELPLARIKKIMKLDEDVKMISAEAPVLFAKAAQIFITELTLRAWIHTEDNKRRTLQRNDIAMAITKFDQFDFLIDIVPRDDLKPPKRQDDVRQSVAPAEPVQYYFTLAQQPGGVQVQGAQQGQQPGAQAATTIQPGQIIIAQPQQGQMLQGATMQQLQQMQVQSQGTPITSAPVAMQVGEGQQVQIVQAAAQGQAQTAQAQGQTMQVMQQIITNTGEIQQIPVQLNAGQLQYIRLAQPVSGAQVVQGQLQTLANTQQITQSEVQGQQQFNQFTDGQQLYQIQQVTMPAGQELTQPMFIQSTNQAGEAQVTQVSTD
- the nfyc gene encoding nuclear transcription factor Y subunit gamma isoform X2, which produces MSSDAFGGSSDAQQTLQSFWPRVMDEIRNLTIKDFRVQELPLARIKKIMKLDEDVKMISAEAPVLFAKAAQIFITELTLRAWIHTEDNKRRTLQRNDIAMAITKFDQFDFLIDIVPRDDLKPPKRQDDVRQSVAPAEPVQYYFTLAQQPGGVQVQGAQQGQQPGAQAATTIQPGQIIIAQPQQGQSAPVAMQVGEGQQVQIVQAAAQGQAQTAQAQGQTMQVMQQIITNTGEIQQIPVQLNAGQLQYIRLAQPVSGAQVVQGQLQTLANTQQITQSEVQGQQQFNQFTDGQQLYQIQQVTMPAGQELTQPMFIQSTNQAGEAQVTQVSTD